From Enterococcus mundtii, the proteins below share one genomic window:
- a CDS encoding HAMP domain-containing sensor histidine kinase: MSNYNQTEKRELKGPSLTIKWAFASSFFIFVVFTIFAVITYKSSINLIVAKERANVEHTISEAASRLSNSDEELTLINAYRNLTNADQTGGTGDDTAVIEGNLMKIDSFISELGQASMDLYVYDLDEKLIFKTHEKSRSLIQTTRKIPTIVTLDGKTGFLSIQPIYSKQTREKIGYTQTFYELSSFYDIRNNLLLTLIVLEIVSLILSSILGFFLSSYFLKPLKVLRDTMDTIRKDPQSDIHMPEIDTDDELADLAEIFNEMLDRMRLYIEQQEQFVEDVSHELRTPVAIIEGHLSLLNRWGKDDPEILEESLTASMQEISRMKSLVQEMLDLSRAEQVDVYYANETTNAKEVTYQVFNNFKLLYPDYVITLDDDLAKEVTLQIFRNHFEQLIIIILDNAVKYSTTRKEVHISISSTLSEFEIAIQDFGEGIPEEDLKKIFNRFYRVDKARARTKGGNGLGLSIAKQLVESYKGRILAESVVGQGTIFRIFVPIVRTEDK; this comes from the coding sequence GTGAGCAATTACAATCAAACCGAAAAAAGAGAACTTAAAGGTCCATCCTTGACGATCAAGTGGGCCTTTGCAAGTTCTTTCTTCATATTTGTCGTCTTTACGATTTTTGCAGTGATCACCTATAAATCATCGATCAATCTAATCGTAGCTAAGGAAAGAGCAAATGTCGAACATACCATTTCTGAAGCGGCTTCTCGTTTATCAAATTCAGATGAGGAGTTGACATTGATCAATGCCTATCGAAACTTAACGAACGCTGACCAAACCGGCGGCACTGGAGATGATACCGCGGTCATTGAAGGGAACTTGATGAAAATCGACTCCTTTATTTCTGAGCTTGGTCAAGCATCGATGGATCTGTATGTTTATGATCTGGATGAAAAATTGATTTTTAAAACACACGAAAAAAGTCGTTCATTGATTCAAACGACCAGGAAGATCCCAACGATCGTTACTCTAGACGGGAAAACTGGCTTTTTATCGATCCAACCTATTTATTCTAAACAAACAAGAGAAAAAATCGGCTATACTCAAACATTTTATGAACTTTCATCTTTCTATGATATAAGAAATAATCTTTTATTGACTTTGATCGTGCTAGAAATCGTCTCCTTGATACTAAGTAGTATCTTAGGTTTCTTCCTATCTTCCTACTTCTTAAAACCGTTAAAAGTATTACGAGATACGATGGATACGATCCGTAAAGATCCACAATCAGATATTCATATGCCAGAGATTGATACAGATGATGAGTTAGCAGACCTTGCTGAGATCTTCAATGAAATGCTAGATCGTATGCGTCTGTATATCGAACAACAAGAACAATTTGTGGAAGATGTATCACATGAATTAAGAACACCTGTAGCAATTATTGAAGGGCATCTTAGCTTATTAAATCGTTGGGGGAAAGATGATCCCGAAATTTTAGAAGAATCCCTAACTGCAAGTATGCAAGAAATCAGTCGGATGAAAAGCTTAGTACAAGAAATGTTAGATCTATCACGTGCAGAGCAAGTAGATGTTTATTATGCCAACGAAACGACGAATGCAAAAGAAGTGACTTACCAAGTATTCAATAATTTTAAATTACTTTATCCTGATTATGTTATTACACTGGATGATGACTTAGCTAAAGAAGTAACACTACAAATTTTTAGAAATCATTTTGAACAATTGATTATCATCATTTTAGATAATGCAGTAAAGTATTCAACGACAAGAAAAGAAGTCCATATCTCGATTTCATCCACGCTTAGTGAATTTGAGATCGCGATCCAAGATTTTGGTGAGGGAATACCTGAAGAGGACTTGAAGAAAATATTTAATCGTTTTTATCGTGTAGATAAAGCAAGAGCACGAACAAAAGGTGGAAATGGCTTAGGATTGTCGATTGCCAAACAACTTGTAGAAAGCTATAAAGGCAGAATATTAGCAGAGAGCGTAGTGGGGCAAGGGACGATTTTTAGAATTTTTGTACCAATTGTACGAACAGAAGACAAGTAA
- a CDS encoding ISL3 family transposase → MNDSIKKMLRLIDKDLMITEISYEIFHQEKTLVINAILSPDPRTCRSCGSTVVDGNGKAIVVKNGKKEIIVRFEQYNHMPMVMRLKKQRYTCKNCRTHWTAQSYFVRPRYSIAEHVRYKIASLLTEKVSLSFIAKSCQVSLTTVIRTLKEFKSYLPKPTKRILPKVLMVDEFRSHTSIEDKMSFICADGETGNLIDILPTRKLPRLTNYFLGCTNPEEVKFLVTDMNAAYFQLTKRVLPNAKVVIDRFHIVKHMNQAFNELRIREMNELRKAGQKSHAEKLKKNWRFLLKNRANINHYEYKTWKSFRAPKYPFLTEAMMIDRLLSFSTSLKEAYPFFHELVEAFRDKDPDLFFSLLAELPETLDDGFREKLQNLLTYQDGIANAMIYPYSNGKIEAKNTHIKTMKRVSYGVKSFENMKIRIFLTNQLIKVR, encoded by the coding sequence ATGAATGATTCTATCAAAAAAATGCTGAGATTAATAGATAAAGATTTGATGATTACTGAGATCTCTTACGAGATCTTTCATCAGGAAAAGACATTGGTCATTAATGCCATTCTCTCACCTGATCCTCGTACCTGTAGAAGTTGTGGTTCTACTGTGGTAGATGGAAACGGGAAAGCAATTGTGGTGAAAAATGGGAAGAAGGAAATCATTGTCCGCTTTGAACAATACAATCATATGCCAATGGTTATGCGCTTAAAAAAGCAACGCTATACCTGTAAAAACTGTCGAACCCATTGGACTGCTCAAAGCTATTTTGTCCGCCCAAGATATTCAATTGCGGAACATGTCAGATATAAAATTGCTTCTTTACTGACTGAAAAAGTCTCTTTATCTTTTATTGCGAAAAGCTGTCAGGTATCTTTGACTACCGTTATTCGTACATTGAAAGAGTTTAAAAGCTATTTACCAAAGCCCACTAAGAGGATTCTCCCCAAAGTATTGATGGTTGATGAATTTCGTTCGCACACTTCCATAGAAGATAAAATGAGCTTTATTTGCGCAGATGGAGAAACAGGTAATTTAATTGATATCTTACCTACGCGTAAATTACCTCGATTAACAAACTATTTCTTGGGCTGCACCAATCCAGAAGAAGTAAAATTCTTAGTCACAGACATGAACGCCGCCTACTTCCAGCTCACCAAACGCGTTCTGCCAAATGCGAAAGTAGTGATTGATCGGTTTCATATTGTCAAACACATGAATCAAGCTTTCAATGAGTTGCGTATCCGTGAAATGAATGAACTGCGTAAAGCAGGACAGAAAAGCCATGCAGAAAAACTGAAAAAGAACTGGCGCTTTCTGCTAAAAAATCGTGCAAACATTAACCACTATGAATATAAAACATGGAAAAGTTTCCGAGCACCTAAATACCCATTTCTTACTGAAGCAATGATGATTGATCGATTGCTTAGCTTTTCTACGTCCCTAAAGGAGGCGTATCCCTTTTTCCATGAGTTAGTTGAAGCTTTTCGAGACAAAGACCCTGACTTGTTTTTCTCCTTATTGGCAGAACTTCCCGAAACGTTAGATGACGGCTTTCGTGAGAAACTTCAAAACCTTCTGACCTACCAAGATGGCATCGCCAATGCGATGATTTATCCATACTCCAATGGAAAAATAGAAGCAAAGAATACCCACATAAAAACAATGAAACGAGTATCCTACGGAGTTAAATCATTTGAGAACATGAAAATTAGAATCTTTTTGACCAATCAATTAATCAAAGTTAGATAA